Proteins encoded by one window of Xenopus tropicalis strain Nigerian chromosome 6, UCB_Xtro_10.0, whole genome shotgun sequence:
- the frrs1l gene encoding DOMON domain-containing protein FRRS1L isoform X2 codes for MVLQCQSVGAWLLFAYAVSASPADESAVRGSRTDQGDQALDEKHQDTYGTFASEFYDLRYLSEEGYPFPTAPPVDPFARIRVDDCGKTKGCFRYGKPGCNAETCDYFLSYRRIGADVEFELSADTEGWVAVGFSSDKKMGGDDVMACVHDDNGRVRIQHFYNVGQWAKEIKRNPARDEEGVFENNRVTCRFKRPVYVPRDETIVDLHLSWYYLFAWGPAIQGSITRHDIDSPPVSENVVSIYRYEDIFMPSAAYQTFSSPFCLLLIVALTFYLLMGTP; via the exons ATGGTTCTGCAGTGCCAGAGTGTGGGAGCTTGGTTACTCTTTGCATATGCAGTTAGTGCCAGCCCTGCTGATGAGAGTGCTGTACGTGGCAGCCGGACAGACCAGGGGGATCAAGCTCTGGATGAGAAGCACCAGGATACTTATGGCACATTTGCTTCTGAGTTTTACGACTTAAGATATCTTTCAGAAGAAG GTTATCCTTTTCCTACAGCTCCTCCAGTAGATCCGTTTGCAAGAATTCGTGTAGATGATTGTGGAAAAACAAAGGGCTGCTTTAG ATATGGCAAACCTGGATGTAATGCAGAGACCTGTGACTATTTTCTGAGCTATCGCCGCATTGGAGCAGATGTAGAATTTGAGCTAAGTGCAGACACTGAAGGCTGGGTAGCTGTTGGGTTTTCCTCTgacaaaaaaatg GGAGGGGATGATGTCATGGCCTGTGTTCATGATGACAATGGAAGGGTTCGCATCCAGCACTTCTATAACGTTGGTCAGTGGGCCAAGGAGATTAAGAGGAATCCTGCCAGGGACGAGGAAGGGGTGTTCGAAAACAACCGTGTAACTTGCAGGTTCAAGCGTCCTGTTTATGTACCAAGAGATGAGACTATAGTGGATTTGCACTTGAGCTGGTACTACTTATTTGCATGGGGCCCAGCAATACAAG GATCTATAACACGGCACGACATTGACTCACCTCCAGTGTCAGAGAATGTAGTGAGCATTTACCGATATGAAGATATTTTTATgccttcagcagcttatcagaCCTTCTCTTCTCCTTTTTGTCTTCTTCTCATAGTTGCACTAACATTCTATTTGTTGATGGGAACCCCATAA